CTTGCATGGCTGGAACGTCCACAATTACTTTCGCAATATTAATCATTCGTTCACTTCCTTAAAAAGTTAGCAGTTTCTTTGATGATATATTCAGCAACTTCTTTTTTATCTAGTATCGGTAGCGCTTCGCTAGAACCATCTTTTCGGTAAAATGTCACGATATTCGTATCCCCGGAAAAGCCTGCTCCCGCTACGCTAATATCGTTAGCGACAATCATATCGGCATTTTTGGATGTTAGTTTTTTACGTGCGTTTGCTTCTAGATTTTCTGTTTCAGCGGCAAAGCCAATCACGACTTGGTCCGCAGTTTTGTGTTGACCAATTTCGAGTAAAATATCTTTGGTTCGTTTCATTTCAATGGCAAAATCGCCCGGCTGTTTTTTAATTTTTTGGTCTGAAACTTTCGCTGGCGTGTAATCGGCAACTGCTGCTGTCATCACGAAGATATCTTGTGACACTTTATGTTCATCCACAGCTTGATACATTTCTTCTGCCGATTCGACATAGATTGCTTCTACACCAGGAGGTACGGGAAGTGCTTTACTTGTAGTAACTAGCGTAACCTTCGCACCGTGACGCGCCGCAGATTCTGCTATGCTAAAGCCCATTTTCCCAGTTGAATGGTTAGTGAAATAGCGTACTGGATCTAATTTTTCGCGAGTTGCGCCGGCTGTTACTAGCACATTTTTTCCTTGAAGGAGGTTTTTATCTTCTTGAAAAAATTCAGCAATCCGAAGAACGATTTTTTCTGGTTCTTCAAGACGACCGCGACCAACATAGCCACAAGCTAAGTAACCTTCTTCTGGCTCGATAAAACGGACACCGTCTGCGTATAATCGATTAATATTTCGAATAACTGCTGGGTGTTGGATCATGTGGACATTCATTGCTGGTGCCACCCAAACTGGTGCCTCTATTGCAAGAATGGTTGTCGTTACCATATCATCAGCGATTCCATTTGCCATTTTGCCAATCACATTTGCGGTAGCTGGTGCGACAATTACTAAATCAGCCCAATCAGCTAAGTCAATATGTGCGACCACACTTGATTTTTTTTCGTCAAATGTATCTGTGTATACATCATTTTTAGATAATACTTGGAACGAAAGCGGTGGAACAAATTCCTGTGCATGTTCTGTCATCATCACTTTGACGTTTGCTCCTGCTTGCGTTAATTTACTTGTAAGTGCGACTGCTTTATAAACAGCAATGCCACCAGACACTGCGAGTAAGATATTTTTTCCTTGCATCAATAAGTCACCTCATTTTAATATAAAAAATCATTACTTCCATTATACCTTAAATCAAGACAGGACAAAACCATGAAGAAACGACAATTCAACTTATTTTTACTGCACATGTAACTAACAAAAAAGCTCCGCAAGAAAGCGGAGCAGTTAAGCTTATTTATCGTCGTTTTTTAAAACTAATTTTCCAGCGTGAATTTCTTCTAACGCTTTCCCAACAAATTTGTCGGATTGGTAGCTTGGCAATACGCCTTTATCATTTTCCAGTTGCATGTAGCGTGCACGTTTGGCAGCCACGGTAACTAGTGAATATTTTGAGTCGATTTTTAACAATAAATTATCAATTGATGGATATAACATCATTGTAATCCCTCCAACATTTTTTTGTAGCGATGAATTACTCGCTCAGTTTTTAAGTGTTCTGTTTCGACGATGCCTTTGATT
The sequence above is drawn from the Listeria monocytogenes genome and encodes:
- the coaBC gene encoding bifunctional phosphopantothenoylcysteine decarboxylase/phosphopantothenate--cysteine ligase CoaBC, encoding MQGKNILLAVSGGIAVYKAVALTSKLTQAGANVKVMMTEHAQEFVPPLSFQVLSKNDVYTDTFDEKKSSVVAHIDLADWADLVIVAPATANVIGKMANGIADDMVTTTILAIEAPVWVAPAMNVHMIQHPAVIRNINRLYADGVRFIEPEEGYLACGYVGRGRLEEPEKIVLRIAEFFQEDKNLLQGKNVLVTAGATREKLDPVRYFTNHSTGKMGFSIAESAARHGAKVTLVTTSKALPVPPGVEAIYVESAEEMYQAVDEHKVSQDIFVMTAAVADYTPAKVSDQKIKKQPGDFAIEMKRTKDILLEIGQHKTADQVVIGFAAETENLEANARKKLTSKNADMIVANDISVAGAGFSGDTNIVTFYRKDGSSEALPILDKKEVAEYIIKETANFLRK
- the rpoZ gene encoding DNA-directed RNA polymerase subunit omega, with protein sequence MLYPSIDNLLLKIDSKYSLVTVAAKRARYMQLENDKGVLPSYQSDKFVGKALEEIHAGKLVLKNDDK